The Juglans regia cultivar Chandler chromosome 10, Walnut 2.0, whole genome shotgun sequence genome includes the window CCTTGTGTAAGCTGCACCTGAACGAACCCGGGTGCGTTGTTGGCGAGCACATACAGGTTCGCTTCTGACCCTGCCGCTTCACGATCTGGTTGCTGCCGCCACCGTTACCGCTCGGTGAGACGGATATGGACCGGTTAGGGGAGATAGAGCGGTCCAATGAGAACCGTACGGACGGGACAGGTGGAGAGGTTCCGCACATGTTGACGCGGGTCGGGGAAGTGGAGCGGGTGAAGAAGGTGGTGGATCTGGAGGAGAAACTCGAGCTGGAGGAAGAGGCGAAGTATGAGGAAGAAGAATAGTGTGACCGAGAGTGAGAACCACATAGTCCTCTGGAAGGTGAGAGGTATCGAGCACCTGATCCTGTTGATGATCTTCTAGAAGATGCCGCCATTTTTGTTGCAGTGCGTGTTTAGCTGTGTAATTTGGCAAACCTGGCTTCAGTCGAGCTATGTATTTATAGGGTTTTGAAGTTGGGGAGTGTTGGAAAACAATTCGAATTTTTCCGATATTGTCATTCAGGATATTTAATTCGTGTTTTTTGCGATGATATCCCTCTAATATTCTCGTATTTGTTTTTTATGGGTATCCCTCCTTCATTCCTTATTAGTTGTTACGCAtagtactttcttttttttccctctgtATTTATCAGAATTAAAAATTATGCCTCTCTTTGTATGACTATAAAAATATAGGGAATGTttaacttttgaaaaatattttagtcacaaaaggattacataaaaataaatttataaatttatgtgacttgatgtggtatgtcagactgtaaaattaattttattataaagtaaatctaacaaattctataaaatcacgtcaatttatgagtttaattgtataatttttttgcatATGTAACAGTTCTCTTAAgctgcgtttgaatgttaaactgaactaagttaagttgagttgaattgagatgataaaatcttattataatattattttttaatattattattattttaagatttaaaaaaattgaattgtttattatattttacgttgaaatttaaaaatattataataatgaattgacgTGAATTAAGAAACTAAAATTACCCTTAACTTTTAAGCAACacctttgttttcaaaaaatctctTCCGTCAAAAATACCAAATGTCAAGATTTTTTTACTGAAAAAGTATACTTCAAATGAAAACAtccaaaatcttaaataattttaaaaattaaataaattatgaaattcaCTTATTACTATTACCTTAAAAAAAGGGTTCCCTAATTTATGAAAgattattcaaacaatttttatttgaaatgtaaATCAATgtgccaaaaataaataaatcaatctaATTTTTGTTACATCGTATCTAGACCAATGGGTTTTTCGAATAAAATCACCCCAAAATAAAAAGTATCTGCAAAATGCAAGAACGTGAACTAAAAATagagaaggaaaaacaaaaatcaaaacagtcaCGTCAGCATATATCAGTATCGAAAGACAAGCGGAAACAAATTCGAAAATGCCAAAGAATAGGGACATGAttgcaaaaatatcaaaattattcaGTGTTGTTGGAGGGTCACAACCGCTTTAGGAAGTTTTAACTAAACCAGAGGAGCGGTTGGGTTAGTTAATGAGCAGGAGGGGTTAAGGTTTTGGGTTCGATTCTGATCCAACGTTATCGCGAGGATGGGGACGCTGACAGCGacaaattttcaacatttttttcatctaatctattgTTTCACAGTTTCTCGGAACCCTAATTTCATCTGATCTTAAAGTGGTCTCTGCAGATCCGCCACGTATGCTGTACTCTGTTGTGACAGAGGCTGTTTAGATTCCACGTATCAGTGTGCCACTCACCGCAAATTCAGAGTTTGCGTGACCACAACGAATGGTTAGTCAAATACACTATtcgatatttattttattttatttttataagattaattgaaataaaagttaaaaattaaataaaatcttatttttattttaagatttgtaaaaattaaatttttattttttattttttataaatttaaaaaaattataataattacatgaaattagatgaaatgaaaataattgtaaaaataaagagactttcatttttcttttctcacccaattcattttaatatgttaattttttattttacaaaaaaaaaaaaaggaggcgGGAGGGATGAGCGAAGTTAGATCGATCGCATTTCACAATTCGTGATTCTATAACGTTTTGAgagtatattttataagaagTGCATAAAGAGTATAATgtattattagtaaaattttgaatttcgttATGATGATTATTCTAATTGAAATATCGAAACAGAATATTTCGATATTGATACGTTTTGATATATCATttcgaaataataataaattaattatatataaaaaaaatcatatatatataaattatattccaaactatctgtaatatatataactataaatatacttatagtctttacataaatatattagttataaaatgtatttttcgGTTCCTTTAAATCggtgttattatttataaacgaGATATAGAATCAGTGTAACTGTTCAAAGAAT containing:
- the LOC109015388 gene encoding uncharacterized protein LOC109015388, whose protein sequence is MAASSRRSSTGSGARYLSPSRGLCGSHSRSHYSSSSYFASSSSSSFSSRSTTFFTRSTSPTRVNMCGTSPPVPSVRFSLDRSISPNRSISVSPSGNGGGSNQIVKRQGQKRTCMCSPTTHPGSFRCSLHKGYGSQSVATYSPNRLNARRSAMTNSLVRIGGVEGDLMKRALSALIRPSSHQQRRRADFRPRPSRLSVMSKAVE